One window of the Shimwellia blattae DSM 4481 = NBRC 105725 genome contains the following:
- a CDS encoding cupin domain-containing protein: protein MTEMTSRQKATVKPDNQSMAQWVESRIARFEGRKYDWDALKFQADFDPKYRRAQMRYIGTGGTGIANDTNTVPAEHFTFSTMVLPSKCEGPLHLHEDVEEVFFMLRGSITLMVRDGDNYCETILRERDLISVPAGVYRGLFNHGEEEALMCVMLGAAKPVIPSYPHDHPLSQVKRG from the coding sequence ATGACTGAGATGACCTCCCGCCAGAAAGCCACTGTTAAACCAGACAACCAGTCTATGGCGCAGTGGGTTGAATCACGGATTGCCCGCTTTGAAGGGCGCAAATATGACTGGGATGCGCTGAAGTTCCAGGCCGATTTTGACCCGAAATATCGCCGCGCCCAGATGCGCTACATCGGCACCGGCGGCACCGGTATCGCCAACGATACCAACACCGTACCGGCAGAACACTTCACCTTCTCGACCATGGTGCTGCCCAGTAAGTGTGAAGGGCCGCTGCACCTCCATGAAGATGTTGAAGAGGTGTTCTTTATGCTGCGCGGCTCAATTACGTTAATGGTCCGGGACGGTGATAACTACTGCGAAACCATTCTGCGCGAGCGGGATCTGATCTCCGTTCCGGCGGGGGTGTATCGCGGCCTGTTCAACCACGGCGAGGAAGAAGCGCTGATGTGCGTGATGCTGGGTGCCGCAAAGCCGGTTATTCCCTCCTATCCCCACGACCACCCCCTGTCGCAAGTGAAGCGCGGTTAA
- a CDS encoding alpha/beta fold hydrolase, whose amino-acid sequence MIHWRESGQGRAITLLHGISSGADSWHKQLAAPGKARLLAWDMPGYGNSDDLALFDGEVEKYVAALAEMLNQARVGQTVLVGHSLGALIAAAFSALYPGRVSYLVLADPAQGYGQAPAAQRQQVWQQRQQQIAAGGETMARQRAHRLLRPGALSEDIRTVAGTMARLREKGFLGAARLLAEGDIHPWLSRWRGPLQVWCGEQDTITPPERARDLARRYGGTYYGIPDAGHASYLDNPHDVNRLLEGVLEEIAYEHTH is encoded by the coding sequence ATGATCCACTGGCGTGAATCCGGCCAGGGCCGGGCCATTACGTTGCTCCACGGTATCAGCTCCGGGGCGGACTCCTGGCATAAACAGCTGGCGGCCCCGGGTAAGGCCCGGCTGCTGGCCTGGGATATGCCCGGCTATGGCAATAGCGATGATTTGGCGCTCTTCGACGGGGAGGTGGAAAAGTACGTCGCCGCCCTGGCCGAGATGCTTAATCAGGCCCGGGTCGGGCAGACGGTGCTGGTGGGGCATTCGCTGGGGGCGCTGATTGCGGCGGCCTTTAGCGCCCTCTATCCCGGGCGGGTGAGTTACCTGGTCCTGGCGGATCCGGCCCAGGGTTATGGTCAGGCACCCGCTGCGCAACGCCAGCAGGTGTGGCAGCAGCGCCAGCAGCAAATCGCCGCCGGTGGGGAAACTATGGCACGCCAGCGGGCCCACCGCCTGCTGCGCCCCGGGGCCCTCAGTGAAGATATCCGGACCGTTGCCGGCACTATGGCGCGGCTGCGTGAAAAAGGGTTTCTGGGGGCCGCCCGCCTGCTGGCCGAAGGGGATATTCACCCCTGGCTGTCCCGGTGGCGTGGCCCGTTACAAGTCTGGTGTGGCGAGCAGGACACCATCACGCCACCAGAGCGGGCCCGGGATTTAGCCCGTCGCTATGGTGGCACCTATTACGGGATCCCCGATGCCGGTCACGCCAGCTATCTGGACAACCCCCATGATGTTAACCGCCTCCTTGAGGGCGTACTGGAAGAGATTGCCTATGAACACACTCATTGA
- a CDS encoding SDR family oxidoreductase, whose translation MNTLIEGRVAVVTGGSSGIGFETLRLLLAEGARVAFCGRDAGRLAHAKDALITEFPHGQILARTCDVLDAAQVNDFAREVDAAFGGTDMLINNAGQGFVAHFADTPREAWLHEAQLKLFGVINPVQGFMAQLERSDIASITCVNSLLALQPEEHMIATSAARAALLNMTLTLSKELIEKGIRVNSILLGMVESGQWRRRFEQRSDRSQTWAQWTAEIARKRGIPMQRLGRPEEPARALLFLASPLASFTTGAALDISGGFSRHL comes from the coding sequence ATGAACACACTCATTGAAGGCCGGGTGGCAGTTGTCACCGGCGGCTCCTCGGGGATCGGTTTTGAAACCCTGCGTTTATTACTGGCGGAAGGGGCCCGGGTGGCTTTCTGTGGCCGGGATGCCGGGCGTCTGGCCCACGCTAAAGATGCGCTGATAACCGAATTTCCCCACGGCCAGATCCTCGCCCGGACCTGCGACGTTCTGGATGCCGCTCAGGTGAATGATTTTGCCCGGGAAGTGGACGCGGCGTTTGGCGGGACGGACATGCTGATCAACAACGCCGGTCAGGGGTTTGTGGCGCATTTTGCCGACACCCCCCGGGAGGCGTGGCTCCATGAGGCCCAGCTTAAATTGTTCGGCGTGATTAACCCGGTCCAGGGGTTTATGGCCCAGCTGGAGCGCTCCGATATTGCCTCAATTACCTGTGTGAACTCCCTGCTGGCCCTTCAGCCGGAAGAGCACATGATTGCCACCTCCGCGGCGAGGGCCGCACTGCTCAATATGACGCTGACGCTCTCTAAAGAGCTGATTGAGAAAGGGATCCGGGTGAACTCCATTTTGCTGGGGATGGTGGAGTCCGGCCAGTGGCGGCGGCGCTTTGAACAGCGCAGCGATCGCAGCCAGACCTGGGCCCAGTGGACGGCAGAAATTGCCCGTAAACGCGGGATCCCGATGCAGCGCCTTGGCCGCCCTGAAGAACCGGCCCGGGCGTTGTTATTCCTGGCGTCGCCGCTGGCGTCATTTACGACCGGTGCCGCGCTGGATATTTCCGGCGGGTTCAGTCGCCACCTCTGA
- a CDS encoding aspartate dehydrogenase, producing MKKIMLIGFGAMARSVIERLPAGVSIGWILARPAHHDAIRQQFHGQIEPVDDPEACRATPDLVLECASQQAVAQYGPQILAKGWHLAVISTGALADRALEEALNQARQQGGGRLTLLSGAVAGIDGLAAAREGGLDKVVYRSRKSPASWRGSYAEQLIDLQNVQQAAVFFSGTAREAARLFPANANVAATVALGGLGLDDTLVELMVDPHTRRNTHTIDVAGGFGEFHLELSGFPLASNPKTSTLAALSAVRACRELIYS from the coding sequence ATGAAAAAGATCATGTTGATCGGTTTTGGCGCCATGGCCCGCTCGGTTATTGAACGGCTGCCCGCAGGGGTTTCCATAGGCTGGATCCTGGCCCGCCCGGCACACCATGACGCCATTCGCCAGCAGTTTCATGGTCAGATTGAGCCTGTAGACGATCCCGAAGCGTGCCGCGCAACACCGGATCTGGTCCTTGAGTGTGCCAGCCAGCAGGCCGTGGCCCAGTATGGCCCGCAGATACTGGCAAAGGGCTGGCACCTGGCGGTGATCTCAACGGGGGCGCTGGCCGACAGGGCTCTCGAAGAGGCGCTAAATCAGGCCCGCCAGCAGGGCGGCGGGCGCTTAACCCTGCTCAGTGGTGCCGTGGCCGGGATAGATGGTCTGGCGGCGGCCCGGGAAGGGGGTCTGGATAAAGTGGTGTATCGCTCCCGCAAGAGCCCCGCCAGCTGGCGGGGCAGCTACGCCGAGCAGCTGATCGATTTACAGAATGTGCAGCAGGCGGCGGTGTTTTTCTCCGGCACTGCCCGTGAAGCGGCGCGCCTGTTCCCGGCGAATGCCAATGTGGCCGCCACGGTGGCCCTGGGGGGACTGGGCCTTGATGACACCCTGGTGGAGCTGATGGTGGATCCCCATACCCGGCGGAACACCCATACCATTGATGTGGCCGGAGGCTTTGGCGAGTTTCACCTCGAATTAAGCGGTTTCCCCCTGGCCAGTAACCCTAAAACCTCCACCCTGGCGGCCCTGAGTGCAGTACGCGCCTGCCGGGAACTGATTTACTCATAA
- a CDS encoding aldehyde dehydrogenase: MTPLEIFVAGQWRLGGGEPMVSTFPADGSLNGTLHAASLEDLDDAVNGADRAWRDPAWRQMLPHQRGRILQRVADLIEQQVDDLACQQSRDNGKPLQESRGLVMSAAGTARYFASACELLEGEITTPRQPGVMTLSRYEPIGVVAAITPWNSPIASEMQKIAPAIAAGNAVIVKPAEATPLMALVLARLFEQAGLPAGLLSVLPGKGAIIGDALARHPLVRKISFTGGTRTGRYLAHVAAEKLIPASLELGGKSPTIVLDDADLDQAAHGICYGIFSSAGQACIAGSRLFVHRSCYQPLVEKLVALTRGLRLGHPLEAGTHIGPLITPEHRESVRRYVAMAREEGGEILCGGQVPTTGELARGNWFEPTIIAGLTNKARVCQEEIFGPVLVVMPFDDEQHLVAEANDSVYGLAAGIWTTRSDRALMLADQLEVGTVWINTYKQFSVSTPFGGFKESGLGREKGIQGLKAWMQQKSVYLALGNPVNRWCE, encoded by the coding sequence ATGACACCTCTGGAGATTTTCGTTGCCGGGCAGTGGCGGTTAGGGGGCGGGGAACCCATGGTGAGCACATTTCCCGCCGACGGTAGCCTGAACGGCACACTGCATGCGGCAAGCCTTGAGGATCTGGACGATGCCGTCAACGGTGCCGACCGGGCCTGGCGGGATCCCGCATGGCGCCAGATGCTGCCCCATCAGCGGGGGCGGATTTTGCAGCGCGTGGCGGATCTTATTGAACAGCAAGTGGACGATCTGGCCTGTCAGCAGAGCCGGGATAACGGCAAACCCCTGCAGGAGAGCCGCGGGCTGGTGATGAGCGCGGCCGGAACGGCCCGTTACTTCGCCTCGGCCTGTGAATTACTGGAAGGGGAGATAACCACCCCCCGCCAGCCGGGCGTCATGACCTTAAGCCGTTATGAACCCATTGGCGTGGTGGCGGCGATTACGCCCTGGAACTCCCCCATCGCCAGCGAAATGCAGAAGATTGCACCGGCCATTGCCGCAGGCAACGCCGTGATAGTCAAACCCGCCGAAGCCACCCCCCTGATGGCGCTGGTTCTGGCCCGGTTATTTGAACAGGCGGGGTTACCCGCCGGGCTGTTAAGCGTATTGCCGGGGAAGGGGGCGATTATTGGCGACGCGCTGGCACGCCACCCCCTGGTTCGCAAAATCTCGTTTACCGGCGGGACACGCACAGGCCGCTATCTTGCCCATGTGGCGGCAGAAAAACTGATCCCCGCCTCTTTAGAGCTGGGGGGCAAGTCGCCCACCATTGTGCTGGACGATGCGGATCTGGATCAGGCAGCCCACGGTATTTGCTACGGCATTTTTAGCTCTGCAGGCCAGGCCTGTATTGCCGGTTCACGCTTATTTGTTCACCGCAGCTGTTACCAGCCTCTGGTGGAGAAACTGGTGGCACTGACCCGGGGGCTGCGCCTGGGCCACCCCCTGGAGGCGGGCACCCATATTGGCCCGCTGATTACCCCGGAGCACCGGGAGTCTGTTCGCCGGTATGTGGCAATGGCCCGGGAAGAAGGGGGGGAAATACTCTGCGGCGGCCAGGTGCCGACCACCGGGGAGCTGGCCCGGGGCAACTGGTTTGAGCCGACGATTATTGCCGGTTTAACCAACAAAGCCCGGGTGTGCCAGGAGGAGATTTTTGGCCCGGTACTGGTGGTGATGCCCTTTGACGATGAGCAACATCTGGTGGCCGAGGCGAACGACTCGGTGTATGGCCTGGCGGCGGGGATCTGGACCACCCGCAGTGATCGGGCACTGATGCTGGCAGATCAGCTGGAAGTGGGCACCGTGTGGATCAACACCTATAAGCAGTTTTCGGTATCGACCCCCTTCGGCGGCTTTAAAGAGAGCGGGCTTGGCCGGGAAAAAGGCATCCAGGGGCTGAAAGCCTGGATGCAGCAAAAAAGCGTTTATCTGGCGTTGGGTAATCCCGTCAATCGCTGGTGTGAATAA
- a CDS encoding thiamine pyrophosphate-binding protein yields MTEMISVGEAIARTLEQYGVTTLYGVISIHNLPVADAIGQRGNIRFVAARGEAGAVTMADAHGRFSGLGVALTSTGAGAGNAVGALVEALNASTPVIHLTGQVEKAWLDADTGFIHETRDQLTFLRASSKRAWRVMNANQAVAILHRAIQEAQTPPCGPVSIEIPIDIQSSLIPASLVTTVPAPAAAPAPRESLIDALWARLCQARQPLLWLGGGALAASAAVKTLADAGITVISSTHGRGILPDSHKGSLRAFHNSPSVEAIMAQCDFTLVVGSRLRSNETRSWTLALPSPRVQVDIDPAAASRNYLMDETLVADAGEVLTALARRVTGRHWGDNHWDSAVAQALHQAEGGLREQCGAYSRLNDAIDQVLPADGILVRDITVSGSLWGSRLFRAHFPLHNIHSLAGAIGMGLPMAVGTALANPHKKVVALVGDGGLSLNLGEMATLAQEQANVTLLIMNDGGYGVMRGIQDKYFGGRQYFNQLHTPDFTALSRAIGLQAWCVERADDFQSVMAEAINSPGPSVVEVRMDSIGALRFAGPPQKTLY; encoded by the coding sequence ATGACAGAGATGATTAGCGTGGGCGAAGCCATTGCCCGTACCCTGGAGCAATACGGTGTTACTACCCTGTACGGGGTGATTTCTATTCACAACCTGCCGGTTGCTGATGCTATCGGCCAGCGCGGCAATATCCGGTTTGTGGCGGCCCGGGGGGAAGCGGGCGCCGTGACCATGGCCGATGCCCACGGGCGCTTTTCTGGCCTCGGGGTGGCCCTGACCAGTACCGGTGCCGGGGCCGGTAATGCGGTGGGGGCGCTGGTTGAAGCGCTGAACGCCAGTACGCCGGTGATCCATCTGACCGGGCAGGTAGAAAAAGCCTGGCTTGATGCGGATACCGGGTTTATTCATGAAACCCGCGACCAGCTCACCTTCCTGCGGGCCAGCTCCAAACGGGCCTGGCGGGTTATGAATGCCAACCAGGCAGTGGCTATTCTCCACCGTGCGATTCAGGAGGCGCAGACGCCCCCCTGTGGCCCGGTTTCCATTGAAATTCCGATTGATATTCAAAGTAGCCTGATCCCGGCGTCATTAGTGACCACGGTCCCGGCACCTGCCGCAGCACCCGCCCCCCGGGAGTCCCTTATTGATGCCCTGTGGGCGCGTTTGTGCCAGGCGCGCCAGCCCTTACTGTGGCTGGGCGGCGGCGCATTAGCGGCCAGTGCGGCGGTGAAAACGCTGGCTGATGCCGGTATTACGGTGATATCCAGTACCCATGGCCGGGGCATTTTGCCCGACAGCCACAAAGGCAGCCTGCGGGCGTTTCATAATTCGCCCTCAGTGGAGGCGATAATGGCGCAGTGTGATTTCACCCTGGTGGTGGGGTCGCGGCTGCGCAGTAACGAAACCCGCTCCTGGACGCTGGCCCTGCCGTCACCGCGGGTGCAGGTGGATATTGATCCGGCGGCGGCGAGCCGTAACTATCTGATGGATGAAACCCTTGTTGCCGACGCCGGGGAGGTGTTAACGGCCCTGGCCCGGCGGGTGACCGGGCGCCACTGGGGGGATAACCACTGGGATAGCGCCGTGGCGCAGGCGTTACACCAGGCCGAAGGGGGGCTGCGTGAGCAGTGTGGCGCCTACAGCCGCTTAAATGACGCTATCGACCAGGTGTTACCGGCAGACGGCATTCTGGTGCGCGACATTACCGTGTCCGGCAGCCTGTGGGGGAGCCGCCTGTTCCGGGCCCATTTCCCGCTGCACAATATTCACTCTCTGGCGGGGGCTATCGGCATGGGGCTGCCGATGGCCGTGGGGACGGCGCTGGCGAACCCGCATAAAAAGGTGGTGGCTCTGGTGGGTGACGGCGGCCTGAGTCTGAACCTCGGGGAGATGGCGACCCTGGCCCAGGAGCAGGCCAACGTAACGCTGCTGATTATGAACGACGGTGGCTATGGGGTTATGCGCGGAATTCAGGATAAGTATTTTGGCGGCCGCCAGTATTTTAACCAGCTCCACACCCCGGATTTCACGGCCCTTTCCCGGGCCATTGGCCTCCAGGCGTGGTGCGTTGAGCGGGCGGATGATTTCCAGTCGGTGATGGCAGAGGCCATTAATAGTCCCGGCCCGTCGGTGGTGGAAGTGCGCATGGACAGCATCGGGGCATTACGCTTTGCGGGGCCGCCCCAGAAAACTCTCTACTAG
- a CDS encoding OprD family outer membrane porin, translating to MKKKLSLIISGVLISGSAFAAGQADSKGLVEDSHMDVLLRNAYINRDYKTPDTETKAEWGQGMILDFQSGFTQGTVGFGADGLLQYAVRLDGGRGRSGAGGIDFFHQDNDGKAKSDLFKAGGRVKMRVSNTVLSWGTQRPVLPILYADDSRLLNETYTGLFLNSQELDGLDVNAGYFTAEQQKSDDSHDTGLKSLTFGGASYKFNDYLSAAFYASDVEDTLNKQYLGMTYTQPFATGQQMILDFNGYNSRLDKQFANSLDTGRDNTIWSLAASYIYDIHTFKVAYQQSSGSTGYNYGGYRNQGGVGDGGNTIWLSNSYWSDFNGEDERSWQVAYSLDFAGLGMPGLTYDTAYVYGDNIKTSATSNGKEHEWFNQLQYKVQDGPAKDLKFKVRYSVLRVSADASDYNRSGNEIRVYVDYPFNIF from the coding sequence GTGAAAAAGAAACTTTCTCTTATTATTTCCGGGGTTTTAATCTCCGGATCCGCGTTCGCCGCAGGCCAGGCAGACAGTAAAGGTTTAGTCGAAGACAGCCATATGGATGTGCTGTTGCGTAATGCCTACATCAACCGCGACTACAAAACACCGGATACGGAAACCAAAGCCGAATGGGGCCAGGGGATGATCCTCGACTTCCAGTCCGGCTTTACTCAGGGGACCGTGGGCTTCGGTGCTGACGGCCTGCTCCAGTACGCCGTGCGTCTGGATGGCGGCCGTGGCCGCAGCGGTGCCGGTGGTATCGACTTCTTCCACCAGGATAACGACGGTAAGGCAAAATCCGATCTGTTCAAGGCGGGCGGGCGCGTAAAAATGCGTGTCTCCAACACCGTACTGAGCTGGGGTACTCAGCGCCCGGTACTGCCTATTCTGTATGCGGATGACTCCCGCCTGCTGAATGAAACCTACACCGGTCTGTTCCTGAACTCTCAGGAGCTCGACGGTCTGGACGTTAACGCCGGTTACTTCACCGCCGAACAGCAGAAAAGTGACGACAGCCACGACACCGGGCTGAAAAGCCTGACCTTCGGGGGCGCCAGCTACAAGTTCAACGACTACTTATCCGCCGCGTTCTACGCTTCTGACGTTGAAGACACCCTGAACAAACAGTATCTGGGCATGACCTATACCCAGCCGTTCGCCACCGGCCAGCAGATGATCCTCGACTTTAACGGCTATAACTCCCGTCTGGATAAGCAGTTTGCTAACAGCCTGGATACCGGCCGCGACAACACCATCTGGAGCCTGGCAGCCAGCTATATCTACGATATCCATACCTTTAAAGTGGCCTACCAGCAGAGCAGCGGCTCTACCGGCTACAACTACGGTGGCTACCGTAACCAGGGCGGCGTAGGTGATGGCGGCAACACCATCTGGCTGAGCAACTCCTACTGGTCTGACTTTAACGGTGAAGATGAGCGCTCCTGGCAAGTGGCGTACTCTCTCGACTTCGCCGGTCTTGGCATGCCGGGGCTGACTTACGACACCGCCTACGTTTACGGTGACAACATCAAGACCTCTGCCACCAGCAACGGTAAAGAACACGAATGGTTTAACCAGCTGCAATATAAAGTGCAGGATGGCCCGGCCAAAGATCTGAAATTCAAAGTTCGCTACTCTGTGCTGCGCGTGTCGGCTGACGCCAGCGACTACAACAGAAGCGGTAACGAAATCCGCGTTTACGTGGACTACCCGTTCAATATCTTCTGA
- a CDS encoding M48 family metallopeptidase has product MKIRTILLSLSVAALLSGCETMDSSGLLTSGAGAMQAFSLSDAQVIALSDKTCQELDSKATLAPANSPYTTRLNTIAAALGDNINGVPANYKVYITKDVNAFAMANGCIRVYSGLMDMMNDNEVEAVVGHEMGHVALGHVKKGMQVAMGTNAIRVAAASMGGVIGNLSQSQIGALGEQLVNSQFSQRQESEADDYSYDLLRKRGISPAGLVTSFEKLARLEENRQSSILDDHPASEARAQHIRDRMAADGIK; this is encoded by the coding sequence ATGAAGATACGGACGATATTGCTGAGCCTGAGCGTGGCGGCGCTGTTAAGCGGGTGCGAAACCATGGACTCGTCGGGCCTGTTAACATCCGGCGCAGGCGCGATGCAGGCATTCTCCCTGTCAGATGCTCAGGTCATCGCACTGAGCGACAAAACCTGCCAGGAGCTGGACAGCAAAGCGACTCTCGCCCCGGCAAATAGCCCCTATACCACCCGGCTGAACACCATTGCCGCCGCCCTTGGCGATAATATCAATGGGGTGCCCGCCAACTATAAGGTGTATATCACCAAAGATGTGAACGCCTTCGCCATGGCTAACGGCTGCATTCGCGTCTACAGCGGGCTGATGGACATGATGAACGACAATGAAGTGGAAGCGGTTGTCGGCCATGAGATGGGCCACGTGGCCCTGGGCCATGTGAAAAAAGGGATGCAGGTCGCCATGGGCACCAACGCCATCCGCGTGGCGGCGGCCTCCATGGGTGGAGTTATCGGCAACCTGTCCCAGTCTCAGATTGGTGCCCTGGGGGAACAACTGGTGAATTCCCAGTTCTCTCAGCGCCAGGAGTCAGAGGCGGACGACTACTCATACGATCTGCTGCGTAAGCGCGGTATCAGCCCGGCGGGCCTGGTCACCAGTTTTGAAAAACTGGCCCGGCTGGAAGAAAACCGCCAGAGCAGCATTCTTGATGACCACCCGGCCTCTGAGGCCCGCGCTCAGCATATTCGCGATCGCATGGCGGCAGACGGTATTAAGTAA